The stretch of DNA GAAGTCCCTTGAAGTGACTGACTCCACCTGAGAGACGGTGGCACAATGGATTGGAGGTGACAGCCCGCGGGGGTTGGACCCCAGTCCCTGTCACTTCCTGGCCTtgttaaataaattctttatttcttttgaaaaaagcaaAGGTGCACTGTGTGGGCTGATGGGCTATTAAATCCATGTCACACAGTTCTTCTCATTGGGCACCATAGGCCATGACCCCATAGGTGttattaaaaatgtatgaatTCCGCTCTGTGCCCACTGCTGGGAGCATGGAGAGGCATCGTAGTACAGGATCCGCACATTGAAAGGATGAGCAGTCTGCCTGGTTTACTCAGCTGACACCTACAGTGTCGACGTGGGATCCTGGCTGTGGTTTATAAGGAGTGACGGCTGCCCAAACTGTCTCGTTCCAGCCTTCAGTGACAGGGAAGTGACATGGGCACATGCCTCACCCTGACCGGCACACCCACTGGCCGCTGCCTGGCCCTCGCCAGCACTGGCACAGTATGGGAGGGTCTTAGAGAACTGCTCCTGAGCCATGCCTGCTGCCTTGTGTCCTGAACCTGGGGAGGTGCCATCTTCCATCCCCTACCCCAAGAGGGACAAGAGTGCTAGTTGAGCCCTTTtaacctccacccctgccccaaagCCAGGTGAACTGGGAAAGCCACAAGGTGTTCCCCTTTCTCCTGTGCACAGTGGGGACTTGCAGCCCCCTGCATGGCCAACCAAGTTGCAGCTTCCCTTCCCGGAAGGACTGGATCCATGTGTTGTTTTTACCTCTGAAAACAAAAGATGAGACAAGCCAATTAGAATCAGTACCACGTCCTGCCCATCAGTGCGATCGTGGCACTCAAGTCTGAGTGCTCTTGGGGCAATGGAGAGTGGGGGTGCTCAGGTACCATTGGCGTGAGTGGACCTCGCACAACCATTTGTGGGGTCAAGGCAAGGCACTGCTCACCactcccacccctaccctggggacgcatgtgccaggattctggAGGTGACTGTCTCAGGGGGCACTTGGCCACTCAAGACACTCTGGGTGACTCCCACTGGGATGGAGGTGAGAGCCATGGTTGAGAAGCCCTGGTGTAGACCCTGGACAGAGCCTCAGACAATGCACGCGGCCCTCTTCATTTCCGACAGTAAGATGCTGAAAATAGCTTGGACTAGGGAAATAAATGCACGGTGGTCAGAATGAACGAATCAACATTACCGGAATTAACATGGGTACATCGTGAGCCCACAGACTCATAAGTGGAGTGAAGACACCAGAGCTCcgcacagcaggtgctgtgggacAAAGGTGGCCCATGCCAGATCTACCTAGTTTACAGCTATGTAAACATGTATAGCACAGGTAGACTCCTTGATGTCCTGGGAACCCAGCTGTAACTGGAGACATCCTGAGTTGAAAGTGCATTCTGTCCACTTGACCTACTCACAGCCTGGTGCAGCCACACAGTACCCCGCGGAAGGTGGGCTGCTTCCTCTGGGATTGCAGAGCTgaccaagctgctgcctgcatcagCAGAGGCTGCATCTTAGCTAGTGCCCCCGGGGGCACCCGAGGTGCAAAGTTGAAGCCCAGTCCCTGCTGAACACCTGTCGCTTTCACAAGCGCTGAAGTCAGGTGTTGTAAGTTGAACTGTCGTTCAGCTGGAGACCGTCTGTATAAAAACACACAAACTAGGGCTGGCGCAGTGGCATAACAGATTAAGCCGCCACCCACgatgagcaccggttctagttctggctgatCCTTCAGCCTAGCGCCCTGCTGTGTGCGTGActtcagtgcttgggcccctgcacccacgtgggagacctggaagaagctactggctcacAGCTTCggacctgcccagccccagcagttgaggccactcggggagtgaatcgctggataggagatctctcctcctatctctgtgtagttgtacctttcaaatacaacctttaaaaatttttaaacacaaaCCTCAGAAGACAGTTTACGTCTGGACAGAAATGGGGTGATGAAAATGGCAGCCGCGGTGAAGCGCTTTCACCTTGTGCGAGGGAAGCCCCTGTTAGACGGTGCTGCGGCTTGTGCAGTGGTGCCCAgagcccccacccccggcccgaGACCGTGGGGTGTGAATTTACTGGGAAACAACTTTGCTAAGAAAAGGGAGGGCGCAggggaccagtattgtggcacagccagttaaactTCCACTTGCAGTGTTGGCTTCCCATAGAGACACCAGTTTGAGAACTgggtgctccgcttccaatccagttccctccaGGATGTACCTGAGAGAACAGTGGaaaatggttcaagcacttgggcctcttccatgcttgtgggagacccagatgaaattctggctttggcatggcccagccctggcttgttgCAGgcagaaccagtgaatgggacatttttgtccatctgtctctcaaacataaggaaaataaataaagttttattattttgaatatttatgtatttgaaaggaagagtctcagagagagagagagcacacttcAGTTGCTGGTTCATATACCAAaaccctgcagcagccagagctaggctagactgaagccaggagccagggctctgTATAGGTCTCCCATCTTGAGGGGTGGGACCCCTAGTccctgggccattgtctgctgtaTTATCAGGAGACCAgataggaagcagagtggctgagacttgaagcagcactcacTGTGGGGTGTGGCTCCAAGCTGGTGACTTAAGCCCAATATAACACAATGCCCACCCTGCTTGTGGGTGCTCCCAGGACACTGCTAGGAGTGGATTCGGCAGCCTTGTACCCAGGCTCAGAGCAGCGATAGCTTTCATCATTGGAGTGTTTCCGCACAGAGGGAAAGGAGGCATTCGCATTCTCTGATTCATAAAAGGATGACCTGGACCCAGACCCAGTTGGGTCTCTGTTCCGCAGCTCCAGAGAGCAGTGCAGTGGCTAGTGTGGGTACAGCTGCACGTTCCCaccacctctccctctccccagccctaGACTTCGTGCACGGAAAGTCTGTCAGCTCTTTGTTCGTGTGGGGGAAATTCCCAGGCCTCCCGGCTGCCTGGCATAGAGCTCTCCAGATACCCTGGGAGCTGCCCATTTATCCCTTCACACTGCGGCTCCTCAGCTTGCTATGTCAGCCaatgccagtctctgctgctagtggcctgggaactGGGCCTAGCACAGCCCCTGCTACTGTCCGGTGGTCTGACCCTGCATGGTCATCACTGCTGGCTCATCATCCCAGGACACACATGTTTGAAAGCGTAgttgggttcatgtcccaggaaaGCACAGGTGTTTACTGAAACGTGTGGCACTTTGAGTTAAGAAAATCTGATCTGGAGGCCAGTGAGACACCTGTCATACTTGGAAGATGCCtgtggcctgaagccttgggccaGGAAGCAGCACGCTGCATACCTGCAAGAGGCCAAGGCCTTCAGGGCCATCCTGGGCCCGTTGTGGAACCCCACCTTACTGCTGGGCTTGGAGCTGCTTGTGCCCTGGCTATGTTGTGTTTCTGGTTCCACCCTGGGATGAGGGGGTGGTTCTGGCACCTCTGTCGAAATAGCTACCCCCAACACTTCAGACAGACTTGGTCAGCCTTGGTATGACCCAGCATTATCTCCAGAATGACCAAATTGTCTCCATAGTGCCACTGCCAAGCCCTGGGGCCCCTGTGCCACCTGTGCAGCAGATGTGGGGTCACCAAGAGAGCAGATTCCAAGCTTGGGTCACACCTGATCCCCCTGCTCCCCCATGCTGGCACACACCAGGTGGGTCACCAAGGACCTCCTTCCTCTTATTGCTTCCTCATCTGGTCAAGTTTAATTCCACCCTTTCTGCCATTAGTGCCCTGAGGTGGGCCCAGCTTGCTTGTGCCTGGTGCCTGCACCTGCTTTTGCAGCCAGCAGGGCCAGGTGGGGTCTGCTGAGTCGTCTTGTTCATTCCAGGCTTTCTGCTCCAGTCTTGCTCCTTCTGCTCCCTGGCCATACATCTGGGCAGCGAGGGCTTCGGTCACCTGTGTCAGACTTTCTTATGACACACGTGGGCCATGCACTAGTTTCCAGGAAGGAACTCTGCTGTGGAAAGCCCCGGCAGCCACAGGGTTGAGTAACATGTTTGCTCCACCTGATGTCCTGGGTCATCCAAGTGGTGCAGCTCAGGGGGGAGGCCAGGTCCAGTGGCTCCTAGCATGGTAGCGTTGAGAGGGGTCAGGTCCAGTGGCATCCATATGTGGTgtgagggggcggggagggctcAGGTCCAGCCCCTCCCATGTCTGAGATGGGCACAGGACTTCCACAGAGAGTTTGTGAAGGTTCGTCCAGGACTGAATCAATTCACCCACTCCTAACTGCTGGCTGGAATAACTAAAAACTTTTGTATTCTGTTTTGTGGTAGCTGGGGTCCATGTTCCTGCCTCCTTTTGGGGATCCACAGGCTTTCCCTCAGAATGCCACAGAaatcctggcacacacacaagTCCTGACACACACATGGGAAGAACCCTGGATAATGCCAGGCCCCCTGGCCCTCTCTGATTTCGGGACCAGTGTGGAGATTGGGAGTTAACCAGAGTAGAATGGGGCGAAATGGACTGGGCAGGATAAATGCTGCCCTCTCGTGGCTGGAAGGTAGAACTGCGAGATCTTGTCTAGGTCAGGTGCTGGGACATGGGGTTTGGGTACAAGGGTCTTGGTACTGGAATATTAAAGAGGACACGGCTAATATCCAGTCTGAACTCTGCCTATGGCCACAGCCTTGTCTTCTAAAGCTCTCTGCCCACTCTGTCTCTACCCGGGCTGCCCTGCCCATATCGCCCTCCCCAACACCATCTTCCTGCCCACATCTTGGAGCACCTGTACCAGCTCTTTCCTGACTCACTTGACTTGCAACAACATGGTACTTGGGGTGGCAGTGATGTTGTTAGGTCTTCACACTGGACCATAAACGCCAGGGGCATGGCTTGTCAGCTCTGTTCTTGGCAGTATCCCCTTGTGCTGCCCGGGGATTCGGCACATCTGGTGATGAGGAAAACCTTCTATTGATTTTAGGAtgtgtgcatttatttgaaaggcagagcagcagcagcagcaggaggagagcaagagagagagcaagagagcgagagcgagcatggtctatccactgaatcactccccaaatggccacaacgaccagagctgagccaggttaaagccaggagtcaggagcttcgtccaagtctcccacatgggtggcaggccccCGGCCAATCCCCCagtttctcaggtgtattaacagggagcaggatcagaaatagagGGGCTGGGCATCCCTCCTAATTGGAAAAGGATGTGAGCAATTATAGGATGCCCTACAAACAGATCTCTATAATGGCAGCTCATCCACCCTCAAGCTCCCCGCACAGGCCAAGGAAGCCAGGATAGCACAGTGGATCCAGAGTCCATGTGACAGGCTGTGCAAGTCAGATGGTGGCAGTCAGCCCCTGTCCTTGCTTCTGAGCAACCTCTGCATCTTCATGCCTCAGCGTCCTCATTTGTAAAGTGGTGAAAGTAGGGGCTAGCACTGCGGTATAGCAGGTGGAGTTCATTCTATATGACTACTGGTTCAAGTTCcggttgctcctcttccaatctgaTTCCCTTCTCgtgtacctgggagagcaacagagagggacctaagggcttgggtccccgatcctgcatgggagatcctgaagaagctctgggGAAGAagggggctcctggttttgtcctggtccagtcccagccattgtagccatttgaggagcaagtGAGTGATGGAAGTTgtgtctctctaactttgcctttcaagtaaataaatcttaaagaaacagTGAAAGTTAGTCTCCCTATGCAGAGTGATGAGGCATCCTAACCCAGGCACCGGAAGCTCACAGCAAATGCCAATCAAGCAAATGGAAGCTTAAGGAGACAGCTCCTTAAGTGTGTTCTGCTCCCATCTCACGGAGCACTGGGAGGGGAGTGAAGGAAGCTTTGCCGCAGGGCGGGGGGCTGGGCCCggccccttccttctccctgctctGTATTATTTACCCTCATCACGGAGAAGAACTAGACTGCTCCTGGTTGTTGGAGTGTGCCCACCTTGGGGGTCGTGTCTCCGCCTCCTCCACCCGGCACTTGTCTGTCCTGGGGCTCCCTTGAGTAGAGGACTGTGATCAGAGGGCAACCCCCGGTCACCGCTGCACACTCCCGTCCTGCAGACTCAGAGCGAAGCCTATTCACCTGGGTTCCGCAGGGAATCACTTCCTTCCAGCACTGGCCCATTTTTGTGCTCGACTGATTTCCATACCAGAAAGTAGAGAGCTGTCCCCACAGCACAAGGCCTCCCCCCTCGCTTATCTGATGTCTGCTAAGCCTCCTGCACAGCATCGGACATCTCGAGACCAGCAGAAAGTGTGCACAGTGAGGATGGATGGAAGGACAGGTGGTGAGTGGCTGAATGCTGGTTTCCCCTTCCAGGACCTGCGGCTTAGCTAGGCGAGGCTCCCTGCTGTTGTGCATAATGGGCACTAGGGGGCAGGAGTGGTTAACAGAACACCAACCAGACCAGCGGCGGCTGGAGGGAGGAAGGCGGTGAGATGCTAGGATAATTGTGGAAAACCTCCGCCTTTTTGGAGGGAACAAAcggaaggaaatgagcagatacAAGGACTGAAGTTAGACGCAAAGGAAAATGTCCAGATCATAAGGTTTGCTGAGCAAAGCTTTGAACTGgcttaaaaagaaatcttcctaGCTCGACTAACTGCACACAGATGAAAGCCCATACCCTGTATCCCAGCTGCCTGAAATGACGCCAAACTCGTAGGTGCAGCGGTAAAGTAACTTTATTGGTCGGGTCAGCCACCGCACAAGCTTCTCCTGTGGCCAGGCTCCTCTGTACAGGCACAGGGCGTTCACATGCAAATGATCCCTGAGGACCCTGGGCAGGGGCAGTTCTGCCCCCTCGCACTGAGCCCCTGTGTTGAAACAAGCTGGTTTGGCTTTGTTAGTTTTGGGATCTGGAGCTGAGAACGTAGTCCAaggcctccctcctctcccctcccccaggcatgGCCAGCATCAGGGATGAACAGTGGTGTGTGGGCAGGGCCTAAGCTCAGCCGGTCCATGGCCGCAGATCTCAGCTGGCTGCACCCCAATGGTACCTCCAAAGAGCAGGTGGATTAAGCCCCAGGCCACGTTATGATTAAGAAATGGGAAGCAAGTCACAGCACCCCCAGCCAAGCTATACAGCAACAGGTACTTTCTGTGGGGAGAGTGTGGCTCAGAGATGAAAAAGCAGAGAGCTCATGACCAGCGCAGGCAGGTGCGGCTGCCTGGCCCGGCCTTTCTGGATCCCGGGCAGCATCTGCAGTTGGGGCTGCGACTTCCACTCAGGTCTTGGAACCATCGGTTCCTGGAGATCCCctgtggccagcaggcagggtgGCTGGCAGAGCCCGTCTCCCCCATCAGGCCTTTGCATGCTTTGGAGATTGTGTGGCCCCCACCCTTGATGGCCAATCCCCGGCAGGTGccgtggggagagaagggagtgCCAGACAAGAATGAGCCTGCTTGTAGGGGCTGCTTCTCGGGGTGTCTGCCCTGAtgggcttgggccatccccttCCCTCGGGAAGCCGCCCTTCCCCCAAGCTGCCTGGCTGCTGGCATGCACCCCTACCCACTTATCCAAGCCCGGGGCTGGCCGTCTCATTTGGCATTGGGCCCTGGTGGACGCTGCTTGATGCTGCTGATTTACGGCTGGAGGCTGTCAACATGTGACTCTCACTACCGTTATGGAGCTCAGACCAAAGGGGTGGCTTCCCTCCACAGGTGGCTGGGTAGGTCTTGGGGGTGGTGCAGGAAGGCTGGGGTGCAGGGAAGGTGGGAGTGGACAGTGGTATCCTGGGAGGAGCAGGGGCTGGGTGCctggatgggaggcagcagggagtcaTGGCAGCAATTGTGATGCTCCACAGCATCAGCTCCTTGGAGTGATGTGGAGGCTCCTACAGGGCTGGCacttctgctgcctcctgcccacGTCCTCTGCAGAAGGCCTGACCCCAGATCAGGGAGGAGACAAGAGGGGGAGCTGAGGACCGTGGTCCATCGCAGGTTGCATCCCAGCCCTCCCAGCAAAAGCCAAACCAAGCCATCAAGCCAAAATGCAGTGGGGACAGCAAGGGAGGGGCTCCACCCGGCGCCCTGGACCAGGGACTGCTCAGATCTCGATGAGGCTGGCCAGGCGCAGGCAGAGGGGTGCGTCGGCCGGCATGGCACTGCGATTGATTTCGTTGCCATCCAGGCGCAGCACCTGCAGCTTGGAGAAGTTCATGACATCCACCACGGTGCAGAAGCTGCTGATGGAGAACTCTGAGGGGACAAGAGGGGCGGGGCGGGAACTCAGCCACATGGAAAATAACCTGGAAAGGATCCTCCATAAAGACTTCTGAGCCATGAAGACAACCTGCAGGCTTGGGGGTGGACTGGAGTCACCCAGGCACACTACTGGGGAAGAGAAGGGATGCGcccactgcagcagctgggcctcctGCCCCCACCTGTCCTTGGGGGCCCAAGGAATGTCCCAAAGTGTCCTCCCTGCCAGGGTTGGTTGCTTTCCTGTCGgtgagcagcagagggcagccaaGGGCCAGCTAGAGTGACGGCTTTTGGAAAGGGAGGGCTCCATGGTGGGAAGCCCGGGCAGTGGAGCAGCTTAACACAGGAAGACTCCTGCCACTTTGCAGGCAGAAAATTAGAGAGAGCAAGCCTGGGCCTAGTGACAAGGGCCTCCGTGTCGTCGGGCATGGCCAGGGGAGCATACAAGGCCTCGAGATGAGAGAGGACCAGAACCGAACTCCTCAACTGTGAtcctgctgcacctgcagcaTTCCAGGTTGCATctctcaaactctctctctcAGATCTCAAGAGAAGCCCCCTGTGGGAAGACTTGCCCCCAAACCACACACTCCTCCCAGGCAGAGCAGATCTGCCTGGCTCTTCTGCCTCTTCACCCAGCCTGTCCTTTGTGAAACTAACTTGCTGTCCCTCTGGCTGCTCTTTTAACCACCTCTGTTGCTGGTCGCCTGGGTCAGCCGCTTGAAAGGAAAAACCCAGAACTCGGTTAAAATGCCAGCGGGGACCACAAAAGTCATGGCCACATCTGACATGTACCACGCCTTGCCGTCTAGTGCAaagagggtgggggtggagtCACCCCGAGTGTGGATGGCAGGACCAGGTTCCTGCGCCCCCAGCAATGGGAACCCAGGCCGGgctccctccacccctgccacgGTGGGGAGTGGAGCCGTTGCTCCCCGTGAGGTGGGGGGTCAGCCAGCTGTGCGCATCCTGGTGCTGCCGGGCAGGGAAGCAGAGCACGGCTTTACTGGGTCTTGTCTTAGCCATGACCGAGGTGGGGGCTCCTACTGCGAGGTCATGAGGGTGTAGGCTACTGACGAGCTGAGTGTTCTGTGAACGTGTGGTCCTTGGCCTTCAGTATCTGCTCCAAGTGGACAGTGGCCGGGCAACCTGTCCATATGGGCAGCTTTGGATGTGTCAGCTCAAGCAGATAAAAAACAGACTGACCCAGCCAAGGGTAAGGCTAGAGTCAACCGACTTGCACATGCAGATGTGAGACCAAAACCCCAGGGCCAGGGAGTGACCCAACTCCGGGACCGCAGAGACCTTCTAGAACCAGCCTGACTGCCTTCCTGGGTCCCGGAACCATTCGGTGGCTTCTTGGTAGGCAGGCGGGGGCTGTTGGAGGGGAGAGGAAATGGAGTGGCCCAGCTTCTCATCACCTCCAGCCCTGTCTGGGACTAAGCAAGAGGCCTACTGAGAGACACTCCCGCACACACACCCGGAGGCCTCAGCCTGCAGACACTCTGGCTCGCGGCCGGGTGTACACAAATATAAGGCATACTTGTGGGGAGCTGGACACCCAGGCCAGAGCAAGCGCAGCCCAGGCCCATGAGGTGGGCGGTGCTGTGGAGGCGTGTGCAGCCCAGATGCACCACTGACGCAGCCTTTCCTAGCTGCTGGCCGGCCCACCCTGTCGCCCTGGATCCCAAAGCTTCCCGGCAACATTCGGTGCTGTGTTCCCTGGCAGTTGCTAACTGGAAACTCTTAGAGACATGCTGACggtggagggagggaagcagatgGCGGGAGGGACCCAGCCTTATCCCCCTGCAGGTCCTGGAGTCCCGGGCCTTCTCTGCTTCTATTTCCCCCAGCACCGTCCTGCCCCCAAGGGGTCCCCTTTGCTCAGGGTAGCACAGCACTGCCCTCCTCTTGCTTATCCCAAGGAACCTGGCTCTGGGTCCTGGAAGCTGAAGCTCAGGGTTCTTGGCGACTCGGTTTGGGCGACCTGGAAAGACGCCTCCCTCCTCTCCGTGTCGCTGTCTCCCCACCTTGGCAATGCAAGCATCACCAGCAAAACTGCACTTGGCAATGAGCACACagctcagtgtgatggctaaCAAGGACAGCCTTTGTACTTGTGTGTTAGGCCCCCGACCAGGAGCCTGAGAGGAGGCTACAAGAGACACGATGACAGTGAGTGGCCATTGGGCTTGGCCTGCACCAGGCACTGGCAAATTGAGGTTGCCTGCAGAATGGAGAACTTCTTTGACTGGTCCCACTCTGGAACACTTCCAGCCACCACCTGGTACGGGAGCAGCCGGTGTGGTTCTGTGTGCAGGCAGAGAGGTGATGGATGCTCCGAGGCAACCTCTCCGTCCCTGCGCAGGGACCCACTTCTTCCGATACCTACCTAGGCACCCAGCATTGAAGCCTCCTGGGATCCAACACAGAGGGGGGCCAGGTGAGTGGACcgcccagtgggatggagacTGACATTTTAGAGAAAGTCccaccctccctctgccccaaAAGGGAAGCTTTCAATAAAGACAGATTTAGATCATACATGACGGTATCCCACACTTCAAACCAATGGACCAAGCAGACACCTCTGCACTGCCCACCCCACAATCGTGTCCAGGGCTGCCCACAGGACCTGGTCAGCTCATAAGTAGCATGCTCCACACCTCATCTGTAACCGGAGGACCAGCCTCAGCCTTGGTCCAGTGTTCTGCATGGGCCACAAATGAGGCCTCAACCCCAGGGAGAAGAGTGAGTAgccaggaggggctggcaggTGAAGGCTGGCCAGGGACCTGCCGGTGGTGAAGTAGATGTCCTCCGAGGCCCTTGGGCAGGATGAGACTGTTTTGATAACAAGAGGCTAACGGCGagactgctgagccaggagctcagcctgcCCACCAGGTTCCTTTGGACAGCTTCTAGGATAGGAGCAGGTGGAGAGTGGGGAAGGGGGGAAAGCCCAGTGATCCATGCACTCCTCCCCCAAGGCTTTGTGGCCATCAGGCTCTGGCTGGCtggcctctgccctgcccccaggggcTCCGACCACCACCCCCTTCGAGCGCTTGTCCACCAGCGCTGATGTTTAAAGTCAGAAAAGCAACAAAGCACATGGCCAGGTTGCAGGGCCAGGTGGAGTGGACACCTGGAGCCACACCCTCTTGAGGGTTTGTGGCTAAGGACAGGCACCTCACAAGGCAGACCTGGACGTCAAACTGAAATCCACCTTCCTGGGGGActccttccccaccctccccgcCCTCTCCAGAGTCATCTCTCGCTGTCTCTAGGCACATGCATTTCCtggctgtccctgcaggtgaccTGAGAAGTGTCTGCCAGTGGCTTTGCCCTACACTCAGCCAGCCCATGCCCACTCCTCTCTCAAGGCCCTGGCTGGGAGTCGGCCCCTCCTGGGAAGCCTTCCTGGGTCCCAACCCACATCCCACCACCCTCTCCTGGCATGACCATCTGGCACAGGTGCTTACAAGGCCCAGAGCCATGGCCACAGCCATCCACTGCCCTGCTCCAAGCTCTCACCGTTGATTCTGTTGCCTTGCAGGTAGAGGTTCTCCAGGTTGGTGCTGACCGGGGGGATCTTCTGCAGCTGATTGTAGGACAGGTCGAGCTCCAGCAGGCTGCTGGAGTTGAAGGTGTTGGAGGCCAAGCCACCATTGGTGAGGCTGTTGTGGGACAGCCTCACGTAGAGCAGCTTGGGCGAGCCCCGGAAGTAGCTGTCGGGCATGGTGTAGACATTGTTGTGCTCCAGGTAGAGCTGCTCGAGGGCCGAGGGCAGCCCATCGGGCACCCGGCGGAGGTGGTTGTAGCTTAGGTCGAGCAGGATGAGCGAGCGGAGGCCCCGCATGGAGCTGCCCACCTCCTGGATGTCATTGTGCTGCAGGTAGAGCGCGGTGAGGTTCTCGAGCCCTTCCAGGGCACTGTTGGGCACGCGTGTGATCTGGTTGTGGTTCAGGTGGAGCTCCCGCAGGGACCTGGGCAGTGGGCCCGGCACGCGGGTCAGGTTGTTGTGGTCCAGGTACAGCCGTTCCAGGTGCCTCAGCTTGGAGAAGACCCTGCGGCCCACCTTGTCGCTGGTGATTTGGTTGCCGTGGAGCGCGATCCACAGCAGCCCTGTGGCGTTGTCGAAGACGCCCTCCTGGATGGCAGTGATCTGGTTGTTCTGGAAGTAGACGTACTTCATGCGGGATGGCACGAAGGGTAGGTATTTGAGGTTGCGGTTGTCACAGTACATGGCGGTGGGGAAGTTGGGGGGGCAGTCACACTCCTGGGGGCAGTCGCGGGGCTCAGGGGGGGATGGGGAGCCGCCGTAGGCATAGGCAGGGCCCTCCTCCACCCCATAGGGGTAGGGCTCGTAGGGCTCGTACGGGTAAGGGTCATAGGGGTCGTAGTAGGTGTTCCGCTGCTGGTTGCGGAGGTAGTGGAACCACCAGTGAGAGTCGTCATCATCATACTGGGCCTGTGACAGGGAGCAGAgccccaccagcaggagcagcaacgcCCACTGCATCCTGTGTGTCTGTGGAAAGATACAGACCAGACAGAGCAAGCCTGAGTGAGACGGCGGGAGGCAgtgaggcaggccaggcagggtgtCG from Ochotona princeps isolate mOchPri1 chromosome 10, mOchPri1.hap1, whole genome shotgun sequence encodes:
- the FMOD gene encoding fibromodulin; translation: MQWALLLLLVGLCSLSQAQYDDDDSHWWFHYLRNQQRNTYYDPYDPYPYEPYEPYPYGVEEGPAYAYGGSPSPPEPRDCPQECDCPPNFPTAMYCDNRNLKYLPFVPSRMKYVYFQNNQITAIQEGVFDNATGLLWIALHGNQITSDKVGRRVFSKLRHLERLYLDHNNLTRVPGPLPRSLRELHLNHNQITRVPNSALEGLENLTALYLQHNDIQEVGSSMRGLRSLILLDLSYNHLRRVPDGLPSALEQLYLEHNNVYTMPDSYFRGSPKLLYVRLSHNSLTNGGLASNTFNSSSLLELDLSYNQLQKIPPVSTNLENLYLQGNRINEFSISSFCTVVDVMNFSKLQVLRLDGNEINRSAMPADAPLCLRLASLIEI